A single region of the Microcella sp. genome encodes:
- a CDS encoding nucleotide disphospho-sugar-binding domain-containing protein, protein MSRYVLATVDAGGNVPPMAGIARELVRRGHAVTLLAHAHQAEALAATGANVVAYPTGRTYVAAEQRSDLADMVAFSGMMADRAIARDIREAADRERADAVLIDCLLPRAIRTLSQSRHATAVLVHTLWSYWRAASRGPFGLAVAARGSRMLGDAQRADLIIVATLPSLDALDERDRRNTALHHVGGVWSDAGREATPDEPEHILVSLSTTAYSGQPEVLQRIVTALRDLPHRVVVTTGPALDPGTLDSAANIDVRRWADHGALLPRATALVTHGGHSTTMRALEHGVPMVVVPLHSDLDQPRIAELLSQRGAAVHVQRTAPPDEISRAVQRVLEEPSYREAAHRLQQELRERDGAAVSADLLEHLAST, encoded by the coding sequence ATGAGCCGCTACGTGCTGGCCACAGTCGACGCGGGCGGCAACGTGCCGCCCATGGCCGGCATCGCGCGAGAGCTCGTGCGACGGGGGCACGCAGTGACCCTGCTCGCTCACGCGCACCAAGCTGAGGCACTCGCAGCCACGGGCGCGAACGTTGTCGCATACCCCACCGGCCGCACCTACGTCGCCGCCGAGCAGCGCAGCGACCTCGCAGACATGGTGGCGTTCAGCGGCATGATGGCCGATCGCGCCATCGCCCGCGACATTCGCGAAGCTGCAGACCGAGAACGAGCAGATGCCGTGCTCATCGACTGCCTGCTGCCCCGCGCGATCAGAACCCTCAGCCAGTCGAGGCATGCCACCGCCGTGCTCGTGCACACCCTCTGGAGCTACTGGAGAGCCGCGTCGAGAGGCCCCTTCGGCCTCGCGGTCGCCGCCCGAGGGTCGCGAATGCTCGGCGATGCGCAGCGCGCCGACCTCATCATCGTCGCCACACTGCCGTCTCTCGACGCACTCGACGAGCGCGATCGCCGCAACACGGCACTGCACCACGTCGGCGGCGTCTGGAGCGATGCAGGTCGAGAAGCCACTCCTGACGAACCAGAGCACATACTCGTCAGCCTCAGCACCACTGCGTACAGCGGACAACCTGAGGTTCTGCAGCGCATCGTGACGGCACTGCGCGATCTGCCGCACCGAGTCGTCGTCACCACCGGCCCCGCGCTCGACCCAGGCACGCTCGACTCGGCAGCGAACATCGACGTGCGACGGTGGGCAGACCACGGCGCGCTGCTGCCGCGAGCCACGGCCCTCGTGACCCACGGCGGCCACAGCACCACCATGCGAGCGCTCGAGCACGGCGTGCCCATGGTCGTCGTGCCGCTGCACAGCGACCTCGATCAACCGCGCATCGCCGAACTGCTCAGCCAACGCGGCGCCGCCGTGCACGTGCAGCGAACGGCACCGCCAGACGAGATCAGCCGAGCAGTGCAGCGCGTGCTCGAAGAACCGAGCTATCGCGAGGCCGCGCACCGCCTGCAGCAAGAACTCCGTGAGCGCGACGGCGCCGCGGTGAGCGCCGACCTGCTCGAGCACCTCGCGTCGACCTAG
- a CDS encoding ribonuclease J, giving the protein MASELFDPPVLDRDTLRIIPLGGVGEVGRNMTVYELDGKLLVIDCGVLFPEETQPGVDLILPDFGPIRDRLDDVLAVVLTHGHEDHIGAVPYLLRMRHDIPILGSTLTLALIEAKLKEHRIQPYTNTVSEGQVEQLGPFTLEFIAVNHSIPDALAIVVQTPVGTVLHTGDFKMDQLPLDDRITDLRAIARWGEKGVDLVLSDSTNADVPGFTALERDIGPVLENVIARAPRRVIVASFSSHVHRVQQVLDAAHANGRRVALMGRSMVRNMTIAAELGFLNVPENLLIDHKKAANLPDDQIVYMSTGSQGEPMAVLARMANLEHQIEIGDGDTVILASSLIPGNENAVYRVINGLMKLGAKVVHKGTARVHVSGHASAGELLYFYNVLKPKNVMPVHGEQRHLVANAELAIATGVPEQNVLLTDNGTVVDLRDGVARVAGQLDIGFVYVDGSTVGEITDADLKDRRILAEEGFISIFVAVDAQTGRVVVGPEIHARGFAPDEAIFDDVKPQIIKALSEAAANGTRDQHAFSQVVRRVVGRWVNTQHRRRPMIVPVVIEA; this is encoded by the coding sequence ATGGCCAGTGAACTTTTCGACCCGCCCGTTCTCGACCGCGACACGCTGCGCATCATCCCGCTCGGCGGGGTGGGCGAGGTTGGCCGCAACATGACCGTGTACGAACTCGACGGCAAGCTGCTCGTCATCGACTGCGGCGTGCTCTTCCCTGAAGAGACGCAGCCGGGCGTCGACCTGATCTTGCCCGACTTCGGGCCGATTCGCGATCGCCTCGACGACGTGCTCGCGGTGGTGCTGACGCACGGTCACGAAGACCACATCGGCGCCGTGCCCTATCTGCTGCGCATGCGCCACGACATTCCGATTCTGGGCTCGACGCTGACGCTCGCGCTCATCGAGGCGAAGCTCAAAGAGCACCGCATTCAGCCGTACACCAACACGGTATCTGAGGGTCAGGTCGAGCAGTTGGGCCCGTTCACGCTCGAGTTCATCGCGGTGAACCATTCGATTCCCGATGCCCTCGCCATCGTCGTGCAGACGCCCGTGGGCACCGTGCTGCACACGGGCGACTTCAAGATGGACCAGTTGCCCCTCGACGACCGCATCACCGACTTGCGCGCGATCGCTCGCTGGGGCGAGAAGGGCGTCGACCTCGTGCTGAGCGATTCGACGAACGCCGATGTTCCGGGGTTCACGGCGCTCGAGCGCGACATCGGCCCGGTGCTCGAGAATGTGATCGCCCGGGCGCCGCGCCGCGTCATCGTGGCGAGCTTCTCGAGCCACGTGCACCGCGTGCAGCAGGTGCTCGACGCCGCGCACGCGAACGGCCGACGGGTGGCGCTCATGGGTCGCAGCATGGTGCGCAACATGACGATCGCGGCCGAGCTCGGGTTTCTCAACGTTCCCGAGAATCTGCTCATCGACCACAAGAAGGCCGCGAACCTGCCAGACGATCAGATCGTCTACATGTCGACCGGCAGCCAGGGCGAGCCGATGGCGGTGCTCGCTCGCATGGCGAATCTCGAGCACCAGATCGAGATCGGCGATGGCGACACGGTGATTCTGGCGTCGAGCTTGATTCCGGGCAACGAGAACGCGGTCTACCGCGTCATCAACGGCCTGATGAAGCTCGGGGCGAAGGTGGTGCACAAGGGCACGGCGCGCGTGCACGTGTCGGGCCACGCGTCGGCGGGCGAGCTGCTCTACTTCTACAACGTGCTCAAGCCGAAGAATGTGATGCCGGTGCACGGCGAGCAGCGCCACCTCGTGGCGAATGCCGAGCTCGCGATCGCGACGGGTGTGCCCGAGCAGAATGTGCTGCTCACCGACAACGGCACCGTCGTCGATCTGCGCGACGGTGTGGCGCGCGTGGCCGGTCAGCTCGACATCGGCTTCGTGTATGTCGACGGCTCGACGGTCGGCGAGATCACTGACGCCGATTTGAAAGACCGCCGAATTCTCGCCGAAGAGGGCTTCATCTCGATTTTCGTGGCGGTGGATGCTCAGACCGGCAGGGTCGTCGTCGGCCCCGAGATTCACGCGCGCGGGTTCGCCCCCGACGAGGCGATCTTCGATGACGTCAAGCCGCAGATCATCAAAGCCCTGTCGGAGGCCGCGGCGAATGGCACTCGCGACCAGCACGCGTTCAGTCAGGTCGTGCGTCGAGTGGTCGGACGCTGGGTCAACACTCAGCACCGCCGCCGCCCGATGATCGTGCCAGTCGTGATCGAGGCGTAG
- the dapA gene encoding 4-hydroxy-tetrahydrodipicolinate synthase produces MSANNPFGQVLVALVTPMLADGEVDWPGVEKHIDDVITAGADGVVVTGTTGETSTLTDAEKIRLVEVAKSVSAGRASIITGGGSNETAHAIELYKASAKAGADGVMIVTPYYNKPTQAGVLTHFRMVADATDLPVILYDIPGRAGIEIRYDTILRAAKHPNILAVKDAKGDLSEVSRVLNQTDLMYFSGDDANILPTLAIGGTGLIGVTANIAPAPYRAIVDAVNDNDLATATEHHRRLEPLVRAVMTHVPGTVAAKYVLHGLGRIGSPRVRLPLVGPEEHEAAIIEDELDLVHGVAGVDVSNFRPDRNAAAGGALPKVAGTTR; encoded by the coding sequence GTGTCTGCGAACAACCCCTTCGGTCAAGTGCTCGTCGCGCTCGTCACGCCCATGCTGGCTGACGGCGAGGTCGATTGGCCCGGGGTCGAGAAGCACATCGACGACGTGATCACGGCGGGTGCCGACGGTGTCGTCGTCACCGGCACGACGGGTGAGACCAGCACCCTGACCGACGCCGAGAAGATTCGGCTGGTCGAGGTCGCAAAGTCGGTGAGCGCCGGCCGAGCATCCATCATCACGGGCGGCGGCTCGAACGAGACGGCGCACGCGATCGAGCTCTACAAGGCGAGCGCGAAGGCCGGCGCCGACGGCGTCATGATCGTGACGCCCTACTACAACAAGCCGACGCAGGCTGGGGTGCTGACGCACTTTCGCATGGTCGCCGACGCGACCGACCTGCCGGTGATTCTGTACGACATTCCGGGCAGGGCTGGCATCGAGATTCGCTACGACACGATCTTGCGCGCCGCGAAGCACCCGAACATTCTCGCCGTGAAAGACGCGAAGGGTGATCTCAGCGAGGTGAGCCGCGTGCTCAACCAGACCGACCTCATGTACTTCTCGGGCGACGACGCCAACATTCTGCCGACCCTCGCGATCGGCGGCACCGGCCTCATCGGCGTGACGGCGAACATCGCGCCAGCTCCGTATCGGGCGATCGTGGATGCTGTGAATGACAACGACCTCGCGACCGCGACCGAGCACCACCGTCGTCTTGAGCCGCTCGTGCGCGCCGTGATGACGCACGTGCCGGGCACGGTCGCGGCGAAGTACGTGCTGCACGGCCTCGGTCGCATCGGCTCGCCCCGCGTGCGGCTGCCTCTGGTCGGCCCCGAAGAGCACGAGGCCGCGATCATCGAAGACGAGCTCGATCTCGTGCACGGTGTCGCAGGGGTCGACGTCAGCAACTTCCGCCCCGACCGCAACGCGGCCGCCGGTGGCGCCCTGCCGAAGGTGGCTGGCACCACCCGATAG
- a CDS encoding endonuclease domain-containing protein, giving the protein MPDLDPDIRRAAEVGGRVAGVSALHHHGLWVPPGASSVLHVEVVDEVQQRPADAQGSTVLVHWLPAGTHPRFGVAPLEATLARAANDLPLPFAVAVLDSALRVTPLTPVELQFLASTWRPAARAAAALTDERSESGTESVLRVLLGEAGIHSTPQAPLPIGDFARADLLVGDRLLIECDSEAHHAEPANRRADLRRDESLIALGFCVYRPDYRQVFGDPDGVVATVAAIVARGDHLSVRPGA; this is encoded by the coding sequence TTGCCCGACCTCGACCCAGATATCCGTCGTGCGGCCGAGGTCGGCGGGCGCGTCGCCGGAGTCTCAGCGCTGCACCACCACGGCCTGTGGGTGCCTCCCGGCGCGAGTTCGGTGCTGCACGTCGAGGTCGTCGACGAAGTGCAGCAACGACCCGCAGACGCCCAGGGCTCGACCGTGCTCGTGCACTGGCTTCCCGCCGGCACTCATCCACGCTTCGGCGTCGCACCGCTCGAGGCGACGCTCGCGCGCGCTGCCAACGACCTGCCACTGCCGTTCGCCGTGGCGGTGCTCGACTCGGCTCTGCGAGTGACGCCACTCACGCCGGTCGAGTTGCAGTTTCTCGCGAGCACGTGGCGCCCAGCGGCGCGAGCCGCGGCGGCGCTCACCGATGAGCGCTCAGAGTCGGGTACCGAGAGCGTGCTGAGGGTGCTGCTGGGTGAGGCGGGCATCCACTCGACGCCGCAGGCGCCGCTTCCGATCGGCGACTTCGCGCGTGCCGATCTGCTCGTCGGCGATCGGTTGCTCATCGAGTGCGATAGCGAGGCTCACCACGCGGAGCCGGCGAACCGGCGGGCAGATCTTCGGCGCGACGAGTCGCTCATAGCCCTCGGCTTCTGCGTGTATCGGCCCGACTACAGACAAGTGTTCGGTGACCCGGACGGGGTCGTTGCGACTGTCGCAGCCATCGTTGCTCGAGGCGACCACTTGTCCGTTCGCCCCGGCGCTTGA
- the thyX gene encoding FAD-dependent thymidylate synthase — translation MTVELVRSSAHDSDVLFAARVSTQGEQTLEAAAAGDDATVRDRGLINYLMRDRHGSPFEHNSMTFYVQAPIFVFREFMRHRIASYNEESGRYRELRPMFYVPGPTRNLVQVGKPGAYEFLPGTPEQTALVDAEVRGVCTAAYASYQRMLEAGVAREVARAVLPVTIYSSMYVTMNARSLMNFLSLRTKREGTHFPSFPQREIEMVAEAMEQHFAELMPLTYDAFNANGRVAP, via the coding sequence ATGACCGTCGAGCTCGTGCGATCGAGCGCCCACGACAGCGACGTGCTCTTCGCCGCTCGCGTGTCGACGCAGGGCGAGCAGACGCTCGAGGCCGCCGCAGCGGGCGACGACGCGACGGTGCGCGACCGCGGACTCATCAACTACCTCATGCGCGACCGCCACGGCTCGCCCTTCGAGCACAACTCGATGACGTTCTACGTGCAGGCGCCGATCTTCGTCTTCAGAGAGTTCATGCGCCACCGCATCGCCTCCTACAACGAAGAATCGGGTCGCTACCGCGAGCTGCGGCCGATGTTCTACGTGCCGGGGCCCACCCGCAACCTCGTGCAGGTCGGCAAGCCCGGAGCCTACGAGTTTCTGCCGGGCACCCCCGAGCAGACCGCACTCGTCGACGCCGAGGTGCGGGGCGTCTGCACGGCGGCCTATGCCTCATACCAGCGGATGCTCGAGGCCGGTGTGGCGCGCGAGGTGGCCCGCGCGGTGCTGCCCGTGACGATCTACAGCTCGATGTACGTCACCATGAACGCGCGCTCGCTCATGAACTTTCTGTCGCTGCGCACGAAGCGCGAGGGCACGCACTTTCCGTCGTTTCCGCAGCGCGAGATCGAGATGGTCGCCGAGGCCATGGAGCAGCACTTCGCCGAGCTCATGCCCCTCACCTACGACGCCTTCAACGCCAACGGCCGCGTCGCCCCCTGA
- a CDS encoding thioredoxin family protein — protein MDFVTAIVIIALLIAGATALGLIARSRSARVASGCGGDEHDLVVAGAEVTLVQLSSPVCSACDAMRRVALQLTEADSSIGHREIDVVDAPEVASRHSVYSTPTTLVLDHEGHVRARLIGAVRPADARAAIDAARTERVPA, from the coding sequence ATGGACTTCGTCACCGCGATCGTCATCATCGCGCTGCTCATCGCCGGCGCGACGGCGCTCGGGCTCATCGCCCGCAGCCGATCGGCTCGCGTGGCCTCGGGGTGCGGCGGCGACGAGCACGACCTCGTCGTGGCGGGCGCAGAGGTGACGCTCGTGCAGCTCTCGAGCCCCGTGTGCTCGGCGTGCGACGCGATGCGCCGGGTGGCGCTGCAGCTCACCGAGGCCGACTCATCGATCGGTCACCGCGAGATCGATGTGGTCGACGCGCCAGAGGTGGCGAGCCGCCACTCGGTCTACTCGACCCCGACGACGCTCGTGCTCGACCACGAGGGCCATGTGCGGGCGCGGCTCATCGGGGCCGTTCGACCGGCAGACGCACGCGCGGCGATCGACGCCGCGCGCACAGAGAGGGTGCCCGCATGA
- a CDS encoding DUF4395 domain-containing protein, which translates to MSEKPFGIDPRGPRFGAAITSVLLIIVVLLGLTEPFGADLVARALQPSALLLTVIVALFAWGAFAGIQRHPYGVLYRRLVAKRLTPPTEREHPAPPTFAQGVGLLVTAVGLALHLAGVPGALVVAAAAAFVAAFLNAAFAYCLGCQMYVLLVRLGIIRRSSSPA; encoded by the coding sequence ATGAGCGAGAAGCCGTTCGGCATCGACCCGCGCGGGCCGCGCTTCGGTGCAGCCATCACGTCGGTGCTGCTCATCATCGTCGTGCTGCTCGGGCTCACCGAGCCTTTCGGTGCCGACCTCGTCGCACGCGCGCTGCAGCCGTCAGCGCTGCTGCTGACAGTGATCGTGGCGCTCTTCGCCTGGGGAGCGTTCGCGGGCATCCAGCGCCACCCCTACGGAGTGCTGTATCGCCGACTCGTGGCCAAGCGCCTCACGCCGCCCACCGAGCGCGAGCACCCCGCGCCCCCCACCTTCGCGCAGGGTGTCGGGCTGCTGGTGACAGCGGTGGGGCTCGCGCTGCACCTCGCGGGGGTGCCCGGCGCACTCGTCGTGGCCGCGGCGGCGGCGTTCGTCGCCGCGTTTCTGAACGCCGCCTTCGCCTACTGCCTGGGGTGCCAGATGTATGTGCTGTTGGTTCGCCTAGGAATCATTCGCCGGTCGAGCTCACCCGCATAG
- a CDS encoding OsmC family peroxiredoxin, whose protein sequence is MAVTSEATTLWFGSLTEGSGTTSLDSSDAGEFPVTWAARSEGVSGRTNPEELLGAAHSACYSMALSHALSQAGHAPESLQVTAAVTFVPGEGITGSHLLVSAKIAGISAEEFQTFAEEAKTGCPVSAALTGTSITLEASLA, encoded by the coding sequence ATGGCCGTCACCAGCGAAGCAACCACCCTGTGGTTCGGATCACTCACCGAAGGTTCGGGCACGACCTCGCTCGATTCGTCTGACGCCGGGGAGTTTCCGGTGACCTGGGCCGCGCGCTCAGAAGGCGTCAGCGGTCGCACCAACCCAGAAGAGCTGCTCGGCGCCGCGCACTCCGCGTGCTACTCGATGGCGCTCAGCCACGCGCTCAGCCAGGCAGGGCACGCGCCCGAGAGCCTGCAGGTGACGGCGGCCGTCACGTTCGTGCCGGGCGAGGGAATCACCGGCAGCCATCTGCTGGTGAGCGCCAAGATCGCCGGCATCAGCGCTGAAGAATTTCAGACGTTCGCCGAAGAAGCGAAGACCGGATGCCCGGTCTCGGCCGCACTGACCGGCACGTCGATCACGCTCGAAGCCTCGCTCGCCTAG
- a CDS encoding TIGR01777 family oxidoreductase — MAAATPMRVLIAGASGMIGTELQRQLAAEGHEVRTLVRRRPRTETEFSWAPEARVLDASVFDTVDVVVNLSGASIARIPWTRGYKKQILDSRVQATRALAEGMARAKTPPRVFISGSAVGFYGDRPAARLTEDAAKGEGFLSDVVAAWEEAAMLAPEKTRTVVVRTGLVVGDGGAMTPLKLLTSVGAAARIGTGGQHWPWISLYDEAAAIRHLMTSTLRGPVNLAGPTPATSDRMTRALATAMRRWHLFTIPEGLIAGLMGDAGRELLLSSQKQIPAKLLADGFRFRHETVEQAIEALVRPQRGGRPVAPRG, encoded by the coding sequence GTGGCGGCGGCAACGCCGATGCGCGTGCTCATCGCGGGCGCGTCGGGCATGATCGGCACCGAGCTGCAGCGGCAACTGGCGGCCGAGGGGCATGAGGTGCGCACCCTCGTGCGCCGTCGGCCCCGCACCGAGACCGAGTTCTCGTGGGCACCGGAGGCACGGGTTCTCGATGCGAGCGTCTTCGACACGGTCGATGTCGTCGTGAATCTGTCGGGCGCGTCGATCGCGCGGATTCCGTGGACTCGCGGCTACAAGAAGCAGATTCTCGACTCTCGTGTGCAGGCGACGCGCGCACTCGCCGAAGGCATGGCCAGGGCGAAGACGCCTCCGCGCGTGTTCATCAGCGGCTCTGCCGTCGGGTTCTACGGCGACCGCCCGGCCGCCCGGCTGACCGAAGACGCGGCCAAGGGCGAGGGATTTCTCAGCGATGTCGTCGCCGCCTGGGAAGAAGCCGCGATGCTGGCTCCGGAGAAGACCCGCACCGTGGTCGTGCGCACCGGACTCGTCGTGGGCGACGGCGGCGCGATGACGCCGCTGAAGCTGCTCACGAGCGTCGGCGCTGCCGCGCGCATCGGCACGGGAGGGCAGCACTGGCCGTGGATCAGCCTCTACGACGAGGCGGCCGCGATTCGCCACCTCATGACGTCGACGCTGCGCGGGCCCGTGAACCTGGCTGGCCCCACCCCGGCCACGAGCGACCGCATGACCCGCGCGCTCGCGACGGCGATGCGCCGGTGGCATCTGTTCACGATTCCGGAGGGTCTCATCGCGGGGCTCATGGGCGATGCCGGTCGTGAGCTGCTGCTCTCGAGTCAGAAGCAGATTCCGGCGAAGCTGCTCGCCGATGGCTTTCGCTTTCGGCATGAGACGGTCGAGCAGGCGATCGAGGCTCTCGTCAGGCCTCAGCGGGGGGGGCGACCAGTCGCCCCCCGAGGCTGA
- the dapB gene encoding 4-hydroxy-tetrahydrodipicolinate reductase: protein MVTRVAVVGASGRLGSSACALIEQQSDLSLVAQLDSRSDLGEMLGADVVLDVTTPGVSPTVVDHAVRNGLNVLVGTSGWNEDRLRSLRTLVDAHPDCGVIVIPNFSIGSVVATHLATVAARYFESIEIVETHHAAKVDSPSGTAVRTAELIGHARSELGPVVAPHTDQRARGQQVASVPIHSLRLQGAVARQDVHFGGIGELVTVTHETLSASSYDAGILLGLRAAATATGLIVGLDSLIGLTPGADGSGADDSAGDDTSGDDE from the coding sequence ATGGTCACACGAGTTGCCGTCGTCGGTGCGAGCGGGCGGCTCGGGTCTTCTGCGTGCGCACTGATCGAGCAGCAGAGCGACCTCTCGCTCGTCGCGCAGCTCGACTCTCGCAGCGACCTCGGTGAGATGCTCGGAGCCGACGTCGTGCTCGATGTCACCACTCCGGGCGTATCACCCACCGTCGTCGACCACGCCGTGCGCAACGGGCTCAATGTGCTCGTGGGCACGAGCGGCTGGAACGAAGACCGGCTGCGCTCGCTGCGCACCCTCGTCGATGCCCACCCCGACTGCGGGGTCATCGTGATTCCGAACTTCTCGATCGGCAGCGTTGTCGCCACGCACCTGGCCACCGTCGCCGCTCGATACTTCGAGTCGATCGAGATCGTCGAGACCCACCACGCGGCCAAGGTCGACTCGCCCTCGGGCACAGCGGTGCGCACAGCCGAGCTCATCGGGCATGCGCGCAGCGAGCTCGGCCCCGTCGTGGCCCCGCACACCGACCAGCGGGCGCGAGGCCAGCAGGTCGCGAGCGTGCCGATTCACTCGTTGCGCCTGCAGGGTGCCGTCGCGCGGCAAGACGTGCACTTCGGCGGCATCGGTGAGCTCGTCACCGTGACGCACGAGACGCTGTCGGCGAGCTCATACGACGCCGGTATTCTGCTCGGCCTGCGCGCGGCGGCGACCGCCACGGGGCTCATCGTGGGGCTCGATTCGCTCATCGGTCTCACGCCGGGCGCCGACGGCTCTGGTGCCGACGACTCTGCGGGCGACGACACCTCCGGCGACGACGAGTGA
- a CDS encoding GNAT family N-acetyltransferase encodes MVTWRDSLPSNESALTLLDQYFTARAADFPAGPDAYRRAQPLDAQFAPPHGVFLLAEGENLSGEPADIGCGGVRRIDDGPHGSRFEVKHLWVQPHARRLGVGRALMAELERRAADLGAAELVLDTNDSLEQAAALYRSLGFSQIEPYNDNPNATTWLGKQLTPG; translated from the coding sequence ATGGTGACCTGGCGAGACTCCCTGCCGAGCAACGAGTCGGCGCTCACACTGCTCGACCAGTACTTCACCGCGCGCGCCGCCGACTTTCCGGCCGGGCCAGACGCCTACCGGCGCGCCCAGCCCCTCGACGCGCAGTTCGCGCCGCCGCACGGCGTCTTTCTGCTCGCCGAGGGAGAGAACCTGTCTGGCGAGCCAGCCGACATCGGTTGCGGTGGCGTGAGACGCATCGACGACGGCCCGCACGGCTCGCGTTTCGAGGTCAAGCACCTGTGGGTGCAGCCCCACGCGCGTCGCCTCGGCGTCGGCCGGGCTCTCATGGCCGAACTCGAGCGTCGGGCTGCCGACCTCGGCGCCGCCGAGCTCGTGCTCGACACGAACGACAGTCTCGAGCAGGCGGCGGCACTGTACCGCTCGCTCGGCTTCTCTCAGATCGAGCCCTACAACGACAACCCCAACGCGACGACGTGGCTGGGCAAGCAGCTCACGCCAGGCTGA
- a CDS encoding metal-sensitive transcriptional regulator, with amino-acid sequence MTTIPADEAKKITNRLRRAQGQLGAVLSMIDDGRDCREIVTQLSAASSAIDRAGFAIIASALKECLREDGTGDPVEVADLEKLFLSLA; translated from the coding sequence ATGACCACTATTCCCGCCGACGAGGCCAAGAAGATCACCAATCGCCTGCGCCGAGCGCAGGGGCAGCTCGGAGCCGTGCTCTCGATGATCGACGACGGTCGCGACTGCCGCGAGATCGTCACCCAGCTGAGCGCAGCATCCAGCGCCATCGACCGGGCGGGTTTCGCGATCATCGCCTCGGCACTCAAAGAGTGCCTGCGCGAAGACGGCACCGGTGACCCGGTCGAGGTCGCCGATCTCGAGAAGCTCTTTCTCAGCCTGGCGTGA
- a CDS encoding rhodanese-like domain-containing protein produces MTRPPTKENTVAEEITVDQLVIELDRGATVVDVREVDEYIDAHVPGVRLVPLGTIPDALDALPRDETLYVICRSGARSLRAADYLNANGFDAVSVAGGTMAWVQRGLDYQTGDDR; encoded by the coding sequence GTGACCCGACCACCGACGAAGGAGAACACCGTGGCAGAAGAGATCACCGTCGACCAGCTGGTCATCGAGCTCGACCGCGGCGCGACGGTCGTCGACGTGCGCGAAGTCGATGAGTACATCGATGCGCATGTGCCGGGGGTGCGACTCGTGCCGCTCGGCACGATCCCCGATGCACTGGATGCCCTTCCGCGCGACGAGACGCTCTACGTGATCTGCCGCTCGGGTGCGCGCAGCCTGCGCGCCGCCGACTACCTCAACGCCAACGGGTTCGACGCGGTCTCGGTCGCGGGCGGCACGATGGCCTGGGTGCAGCGCGGGCTCGACTACCAGACAGGAGACGACCGATGA